In Mastigocladopsis repens PCC 10914, a single window of DNA contains:
- a CDS encoding serine/threonine protein kinase, whose amino-acid sequence MNGQVLGDRYEVQQQLGKKAGRRTFLARDLITGELVVVKLLSFSSDFEWDDLKLFEREAETLKKLAHPSIPRYLDYFEVNSSNIKGFALVQTYIPAQTLEQYIKAGRTFTEAEVKQIAKALLKILIYLHEQKPATIHRDIKPSNILLSNRSGNSVGQIYLVDFGSVQTAAASEDGTMTIVGTYGYMPPEQFGGRTVPASDLYSLGATLIYLVTGSQPADLPQKDLRIQFEEAAILSPALSEWLKWMSEPSLERRLSSARSALAALEHPLLLQQPYPEEMRFTNGIRGTWYWDGKHWMSKAQEQQTQIVPQKLNRKDESGRNHLTIKITQPAGSKIKMNKDENSLDIFIPPTGFQPSMTFMVLFAIAWNSFILFWTINAIAAPFPANIPFALFSLPFWGAGFQMLSWILFPLFRRTRLRLNREKINFIWDVFGWKFNRVASARTQDITKLVYLPKTFTTTSEGNRIEVPPQLIIWAGVHKYQLGGSHGPIESEPEIEWLAHELSDWLGLPLTQE is encoded by the coding sequence ATGAATGGTCAAGTATTAGGCGATCGCTACGAAGTACAGCAACAATTGGGGAAAAAAGCTGGGCGACGAACGTTTTTAGCTCGTGATCTCATAACAGGTGAATTGGTTGTTGTCAAGTTACTGTCTTTTAGCAGTGACTTTGAGTGGGATGATCTCAAACTGTTTGAGCGGGAAGCAGAAACTTTAAAAAAACTAGCACATCCGTCTATTCCTCGCTATTTAGACTATTTTGAGGTAAATTCATCAAATATAAAAGGGTTTGCTTTAGTACAGACCTATATCCCAGCACAAACCTTGGAGCAATACATAAAAGCTGGGCGTACTTTTACGGAAGCAGAAGTCAAACAGATAGCCAAAGCACTTTTAAAAATTCTCATTTACTTACATGAGCAAAAACCTGCTACAATTCACCGCGATATTAAGCCTAGCAATATTTTGCTGAGCAACCGCTCTGGCAATAGTGTAGGTCAAATATACTTGGTGGATTTTGGCTCGGTGCAGACTGCGGCAGCCTCTGAAGACGGGACAATGACTATAGTGGGAACTTATGGCTATATGCCACCAGAACAATTTGGTGGACGTACGGTTCCTGCGTCTGACCTCTACAGCTTGGGTGCAACTTTAATCTATTTAGTCACCGGTTCTCAACCTGCGGATTTACCCCAAAAGGACTTGCGAATTCAATTTGAGGAGGCTGCGATTCTCAGTCCCGCTTTAAGTGAGTGGTTGAAGTGGATGAGCGAACCCAGTTTAGAGCGACGCTTGAGTTCTGCGCGTTCAGCTCTTGCAGCGTTGGAACATCCACTGCTTTTGCAACAGCCATACCCAGAAGAAATGCGCTTCACAAATGGGATTCGAGGGACTTGGTATTGGGACGGAAAGCATTGGATGAGCAAGGCTCAGGAGCAACAAACACAAATTGTCCCGCAAAAGCTTAACAGAAAAGATGAGTCTGGACGTAATCATTTAACCATCAAGATTACTCAACCAGCTGGTAGCAAAATCAAAATGAATAAAGATGAAAATTCTTTAGATATTTTCATTCCACCGACTGGTTTTCAGCCATCGATGACGTTCATGGTTTTGTTTGCTATTGCCTGGAATTCATTTATTCTTTTCTGGACAATTAACGCCATCGCTGCACCTTTTCCGGCAAACATACCATTTGCCTTGTTCTCGCTTCCCTTTTGGGGTGCGGGTTTTCAGATGTTGTCTTGGATTCTATTTCCGTTATTTAGACGGACTCGACTTCGTTTAAATCGGGAAAAAATTAACTTTATTTGGGATGTGTTTGGATGGAAATTCAATCGTGTTGCTTCAGCACGAACACAGGATATTACTAAGTTGGTGTATTTGCCGAAAACGTTTACAACAACCTCTGAGGGCAACAGAATTGAAGTTCCACCTCAACTGATAATTTGGGCAGGAGTGCATAAGTATCAGCTTGGTGGTAGTCATGGTCCTATTGAGTCTGAACCGGAAATTGAATGGCTCGCTCATGAATTAAGCGATTGGTTAGGTTTACCCCTGACGCAAGAGTAG
- a CDS encoding ATP-binding protein, which translates to MSQSEVTPTQTTNLIHHEPIHIPCSIQPHGVLLALSPQLEILQISNNTQEFLGKEPHELLGQPLSTLLDSEQVKAIQQCWQQEGGGVNSFKLSIETSKGEQYFDGIAHRTEDTVILELEPTDSVNQISFLSFHALAGEAIAKMRKTSNFADFLHLVASEVQKITGFDRVMVYQFDAQGAGSVVAEGKRNDLSPYLGLHYPATDLPEEVRELYRRGLLRFIPNLNAQPVELVSVEDSETHSTPVNLSLSVLRSVDPCCVEYHQNMGVAAILVISLIKEQTLWGLISCHHQTPKYIPYEVRKICEFLGQMMSQELEHKVNQSEFDYQVKLQSLQSDFIESISQANNFREALVSPKPRLLDVVNAQGAAVCLDDDITLVGATPNIQEVRALIDWADTSYGDNLFSTHSLPKLYPEAVAFKDTASGLLLLRISKVRPYYILWFRPEVIQTVQWAGNPNESIRVHDDGRVTLCPRASFELWQETVRLTSLPWKSCELDSALALRNAIVGIVLSKADELAKINLELERSNHELASFAFAASHDLKEPLRGIYNYSSILLEDYAQLLDEDGIEYLQTVVSLSQRMETLINSLLRLSQLGQAKLHLQATDLNELLHRVMNLLRASRPQAKFDIRIARPLPRIECDPVLVSEVFSNLIVNAFKYNDKPEKWVEIGYLDTDEQPEKALLQLQQQTSVQPVFYIRDNGIGIPEHHHQTIFRLFKRLHSQEKYGGGAGAGLAISKKIIERHGGRIWVESTVGDGSVFYFTLK; encoded by the coding sequence ATGAGCCAATCTGAAGTTACCCCTACCCAAACCACAAATCTAATTCACCACGAACCCATTCATATCCCTTGCTCGATCCAGCCTCACGGCGTACTACTGGCGCTCAGTCCCCAGCTAGAAATCCTGCAAATAAGTAACAATACCCAGGAGTTCTTAGGCAAAGAGCCACATGAGTTGCTCGGTCAACCTCTTAGCACTTTACTTGACTCAGAACAAGTCAAAGCTATTCAGCAGTGCTGGCAACAAGAGGGAGGTGGTGTCAATTCCTTCAAGCTTTCAATTGAGACCTCCAAGGGTGAGCAATACTTTGACGGCATTGCTCATCGTACAGAAGATACTGTGATTCTTGAGCTAGAACCAACTGACTCTGTTAACCAGATCAGCTTTTTGAGCTTCCATGCCTTGGCGGGTGAGGCGATCGCCAAAATGCGGAAGACATCAAACTTCGCAGATTTTTTGCATTTGGTCGCATCCGAAGTGCAAAAAATCACAGGTTTTGACAGAGTGATGGTCTATCAATTTGACGCTCAAGGAGCGGGTTCCGTAGTTGCCGAAGGCAAACGGAATGATTTATCACCTTATTTAGGGCTGCACTATCCTGCAACGGATCTCCCCGAGGAAGTTAGGGAGTTATATAGGCGCGGCTTGCTTCGATTCATTCCCAATTTAAATGCCCAACCAGTCGAGCTCGTTTCGGTTGAAGATTCCGAAACCCATTCTACACCTGTTAACTTAAGCTTATCTGTACTCAGGAGTGTTGATCCCTGTTGTGTTGAATACCATCAAAACATGGGTGTAGCAGCCATCCTGGTCATATCGCTCATCAAGGAACAAACACTCTGGGGATTAATTTCCTGCCATCATCAAACTCCGAAGTATATTCCTTACGAAGTGCGGAAAATTTGCGAATTTTTGGGACAGATGATGTCGCAAGAACTAGAACACAAAGTTAATCAGTCCGAATTTGACTATCAGGTCAAGCTCCAATCGCTACAATCTGATTTCATAGAGTCCATTTCCCAGGCAAACAATTTTAGAGAAGCGCTTGTCTCTCCTAAGCCTCGCTTACTGGATGTCGTCAATGCTCAAGGAGCAGCAGTTTGTCTGGATGATGACATTACGCTTGTAGGAGCAACACCAAATATTCAGGAAGTTCGTGCCCTGATTGATTGGGCAGACACTTCATACGGCGACAACCTATTTTCCACGCATTCTCTGCCCAAGCTTTACCCAGAGGCTGTTGCCTTCAAAGATACAGCCAGTGGTTTGCTGCTGTTGCGGATTTCTAAAGTTCGCCCCTATTACATCCTCTGGTTTCGTCCTGAAGTCATCCAAACGGTACAGTGGGCAGGGAACCCGAATGAATCGATTCGGGTTCATGACGATGGTCGTGTTACCCTTTGTCCACGAGCATCTTTTGAACTGTGGCAAGAAACGGTTCGATTGACTTCGCTCCCTTGGAAATCGTGTGAACTTGACAGCGCCCTTGCTCTGAGGAATGCGATTGTGGGCATTGTCCTTTCCAAGGCAGATGAGTTAGCCAAAATAAACCTAGAGTTAGAACGCAGCAACCACGAGCTAGCTTCCTTTGCCTTCGCCGCTTCCCACGATTTAAAGGAACCTTTGCGGGGCATCTATAACTACTCAAGTATATTGCTGGAAGACTACGCCCAACTCCTGGATGAGGATGGAATTGAGTACTTACAAACCGTAGTATCCTTGTCTCAACGGATGGAAACTCTCATTAATTCCCTCCTGCGACTCTCCCAGTTAGGGCAAGCAAAACTACACTTGCAAGCAACTGACCTCAACGAATTACTCCACCGAGTGATGAATCTTTTACGTGCCAGTCGTCCGCAAGCTAAGTTCGATATTCGCATAGCCAGACCTTTGCCCAGAATTGAATGTGACCCAGTTCTTGTCAGCGAAGTCTTTAGTAACCTGATTGTCAATGCATTTAAATATAACGATAAGCCAGAAAAATGGGTTGAAATTGGATACCTGGATACGGATGAACAGCCAGAAAAAGCGCTGCTCCAACTGCAACAGCAAACCTCAGTACAGCCTGTCTTTTATATCCGAGATAATGGCATTGGTATTCCAGAACATCACCACCAGACTATCTTCCGACTCTTCAAACGGCTCCACTCTCAGGAAAAGTACGGTGGTGGTGCAGGTGCGGGGCTAGCCATTTCCAAGAAGATTATTGAGCGCCATGGTGGTCGTATTTGGGTTGAGTCTACCGTAGGTGATGGCTCAGTGTTCTATTTTACGCTAAAATAA
- a CDS encoding response regulator yields the protein MTTKLNEPLLVVEDSNEDFRILQRLMRRMAVQNPIYRCTNGDEVLDFLYQEGNYQNSNIAPRPSIILLDLNLPGIDGRDILSRLKQDRSLREIPVVVFTTSSNPRDIELCYQKGANGYLIKPMDAQELQKTIQAFVDYWLEVNTPPAAG from the coding sequence ATGACCACAAAACTCAATGAACCACTGCTGGTTGTTGAGGACAGCAATGAGGATTTTAGGATACTGCAACGCCTCATGCGGCGGATGGCTGTCCAGAACCCTATATATCGCTGTACTAATGGGGATGAGGTTTTAGACTTTCTCTATCAAGAGGGGAATTATCAAAACTCTAACATTGCGCCACGACCTTCTATTATCTTGCTCGATCTCAATTTGCCTGGTATTGATGGTCGTGATATCTTGTCACGGCTCAAGCAAGATAGGAGTTTAAGGGAAATCCCCGTTGTTGTGTTCACCACATCATCTAACCCAAGGGATATTGAACTCTGCTACCAAAAAGGCGCAAATGGCTATCTTATCAAGCCTATGGATGCTCAAGAGCTACAAAAGACGATTCAGGCGTTTGTAGATTACTGGTTGGAGGTCAATACTCCCCCAGCTGCTGGTTAA
- a CDS encoding hybrid sensor histidine kinase/response regulator has protein sequence MPDTRTLLIIDDCAEDRRIYRRYLLKDSHQSYQILEADSAKDGLALCEEILCDVILLDFCLPDMTGLEILDQLKQERFEPPAPVIMLTGQGDEEVAVQAMKRGVQDYLVKQHLKPDVLQLAVRNVIQQAQLESVLSKTKERQRLIIQQAELLAQTQAALLREQKLNAFKSQIITTVSYEYRTPLTSILAAASTLKQYGDKLDESKQQRFLQIIEQKARHMGKLVDDLLVFHQFELNKAQFKPQPLDLCHFFSELIEEQREKVSNRHQLLYKIIGDHKGFWGDGLLLRQIFVNLMSNAIKYSPDGGNIELHLIGNDSQVIFYIKDQGIGIPIEDQENLFQAFSRGSNVDTIPGTGLGLAIAQACVELHGGDITLESQVGRGTRVTVTLPKRPLI, from the coding sequence ATGCCAGACACCAGGACGCTACTCATCATTGATGATTGTGCAGAGGATCGGAGAATCTATCGTCGATATCTCTTGAAAGATTCTCACCAGTCCTACCAGATTTTGGAAGCAGACTCTGCGAAGGACGGACTTGCTTTGTGCGAGGAAATACTCTGCGACGTTATTCTACTGGATTTTTGCCTACCTGACATGACTGGGCTAGAAATCCTAGATCAGCTTAAGCAGGAGAGATTTGAGCCTCCCGCGCCCGTAATTATGCTGACAGGACAAGGTGATGAAGAGGTCGCCGTACAAGCGATGAAAAGGGGTGTTCAAGATTACCTGGTCAAGCAACATCTGAAACCGGATGTGCTACAGTTAGCAGTCCGCAATGTGATTCAGCAAGCGCAATTGGAAAGTGTGCTTAGCAAAACAAAGGAAAGACAGCGCCTGATTATCCAACAGGCTGAACTGCTTGCTCAAACTCAAGCTGCTCTTTTGAGAGAACAGAAACTTAACGCATTTAAATCCCAAATCATCACAACGGTTTCTTACGAGTATCGAACGCCGTTAACTTCCATTCTGGCGGCTGCATCAACCCTCAAGCAATATGGCGATAAGCTGGATGAATCAAAACAGCAGAGGTTTCTGCAAATCATTGAACAGAAAGCTCGCCACATGGGTAAGTTAGTTGATGACTTACTTGTGTTTCATCAATTTGAGTTAAACAAAGCCCAGTTTAAGCCGCAACCGCTGGATTTGTGCCACTTTTTTTCTGAGTTGATAGAAGAGCAGCGAGAAAAAGTGAGCAATCGCCATCAATTGCTTTATAAGATCATTGGGGATCATAAGGGCTTCTGGGGCGATGGCTTACTTTTGCGGCAAATCTTTGTTAACTTAATGTCCAATGCGATTAAGTACTCCCCAGATGGAGGCAATATAGAGTTGCACCTGATTGGGAATGACTCACAAGTTATCTTTTACATCAAAGATCAGGGAATTGGTATACCAATAGAGGATCAAGAAAACTTGTTTCAAGCTTTCAGTCGTGGGAGTAACGTTGACACAATTCCTGGAACAGGTTTGGGACTAGCCATTGCTCAAGCGTGTGTAGAGTTACATGGCGGCGATATTACCTTGGAAAGTCAGGTGGGACGAGGAACTAGGGTGACAGTAACTTTACCGAAGCGACCTCTGATTTGA
- a CDS encoding LabA-like NYN domain-containing protein, giving the protein MQLLPRPQHKNQRRLKLEPETPLNVTQLSILEKPDIESANTLQPYHWNNFPNNKRQQRIAIFIDGANLFYAAMHLNLEIDYTKLLRYLTRERQLLRAYFYTGVDSANEKQQGFLLWMRRNGYRVVSKELTQLPNGSKKADLDVEITVDMMTLARYCDTLVLLSGDGDLAYAVDTISYQGVQVEVVGLGSMTSESLISVADSYTDLELIKQEIQKKNVG; this is encoded by the coding sequence ATGCAGCTACTTCCACGACCTCAGCATAAGAACCAACGGCGCTTAAAGTTGGAACCTGAGACACCGTTGAATGTGACACAACTTTCCATTCTTGAGAAACCAGATATTGAGAGTGCAAATACCTTACAACCGTACCATTGGAACAATTTTCCAAACAATAAGCGACAGCAACGCATTGCCATTTTTATTGATGGCGCAAATTTGTTTTATGCAGCAATGCACCTCAATCTTGAAATTGATTACACCAAACTACTGCGTTATCTGACAAGGGAGCGTCAACTGCTTAGGGCTTACTTCTACACAGGTGTTGATTCTGCAAATGAAAAACAGCAAGGCTTTCTGCTCTGGATGCGTCGCAATGGCTATCGTGTGGTGAGTAAAGAACTAACCCAGCTCCCAAATGGCTCCAAAAAAGCGGATTTGGATGTAGAGATTACGGTCGATATGATGACCTTAGCAAGGTACTGCGATACCTTAGTTCTGTTGAGTGGAGATGGCGACCTTGCCTATGCTGTTGATACTATCAGTTACCAAGGAGTCCAAGTGGAAGTTGTTGGTTTAGGTTCAATGACCAGTGAAAGTCTGATTAGCGTTGCTGACTCCTATACTGATCTTGAACTGATCAAACAAGAGATTCAAAAAAAGAATGTAGGATGA
- a CDS encoding Sec-independent protein translocase subunit TatA/TatB, producing the protein MFGLGWTEVGVIVLVAVLIFGPKKIPELGSALGKTLRGFKEELKNPSEDTNPEKTED; encoded by the coding sequence ATGTTTGGATTGGGATGGACGGAAGTAGGTGTCATTGTTTTGGTCGCTGTTCTCATTTTTGGACCAAAAAAAATTCCGGAATTAGGCAGCGCACTGGGTAAAACTCTGCGGGGTTTTAAGGAGGAACTGAAAAATCCCAGTGAGGATACTAATCCGGAAAAAACAGAAGATTGA
- the cphA gene encoding cyanophycin synthetase, producing the protein MRILKIQTLRGPNYWSIRRHKLIVMRLDLENIAETPTNEILGFYEGLVEALPSLEGHYCSPGCRGGFLMRVREGTMMGHVVEHVAIELQELALMHVGFGRTRETSTSGVYQVVFEYLNEEAGRYAGRAAVRLCQSIVDRGRYPKAELEQDLQDLKDLWRDASLGPSTETLVKEAEKRGIPWMQLGARFLIQLGYGVNQKRIQATMTDNTGILGVELACDKEATKRVLANAGVPVPRGTVINFLDDLEEAIEHVGGYPIVIKPLDGNHGRGISINITFREEAEAAYDLARQISRSIIVERYYTGRDHRVLVVDGKVVAVAERVPAHVIGNGRSTIFELIEETNKDPNRGEGHDNILTKIELDRTSYQLMEKQGFTLNSVLPKDNICYLRATANLSTGGSAVDRTDEIHPENVWLAQRIVKLIGLDIAGIDIVTSDISRPLREVDGVIVEVNAAPGFRMHVAPSLGIPRNVGGAVLDMLFPADKISRIPILAVTGTNGKTTTTRLLAHIFKQTNKVVGYTTTDGTYIGNYLVEVGDNTGPQSAQLILQDPTVEVAVLETARGGILRSGLAFEAANVGVVLNVAADHLGIGDINTIEQLAHLKSVIAEAVFPDGYAVLNADDGRVAAMAEKTKANIAYFTMNPDSELVRKHIQQGGVAAVYENGYLSILKGDWTHRIERSENIPLTMGGRAPFMIANALAASLAAFVQNVSIEQIRAGLNTFRASVSQTPGRMNLFNLGNYHALVDYAHNPASYEALGAFVRNWTSGERIGVIGGPGDRRDEDFIMLGKLAVDIFDSIIVKEDDDTRGRVRGTAADLIVQGIKEVNPNCQYEIILNETDAVNRALDTAPDNSLVVILPESISRAIKLIAARGVIKEEVPQQNTNSSTVDSQIGVTSSVVNTLL; encoded by the coding sequence ATGAGAATCCTCAAGATCCAGACCTTACGCGGCCCCAACTATTGGAGCATTCGACGCCACAAGCTGATTGTCATGCGCCTCGATTTAGAAAACATTGCCGAGACGCCCACAAACGAAATTCTCGGCTTTTATGAAGGATTAGTTGAGGCTCTGCCCAGTCTGGAAGGTCACTATTGCTCGCCAGGCTGTCGAGGTGGTTTTTTGATGCGGGTGCGAGAAGGCACCATGATGGGTCATGTTGTGGAACACGTAGCCATAGAACTGCAAGAATTGGCTCTTATGCACGTAGGCTTTGGGCGAACCCGAGAAACGTCAACATCGGGAGTTTACCAGGTAGTGTTCGAGTATCTGAACGAGGAAGCGGGACGCTACGCTGGCAGAGCAGCTGTGCGGCTGTGCCAAAGTATTGTTGATCGGGGTCGCTATCCAAAGGCAGAATTAGAGCAAGATTTGCAAGACCTGAAAGACTTATGGCGTGACGCTTCATTAGGACCGAGTACGGAAACACTAGTCAAAGAAGCAGAAAAAAGAGGCATTCCCTGGATGCAGCTGGGCGCACGCTTTTTGATTCAGCTAGGGTACGGCGTGAATCAAAAGCGGATACAAGCGACCATGACAGACAATACCGGCATCTTGGGAGTAGAACTAGCCTGCGACAAAGAAGCCACCAAACGCGTTCTTGCCAACGCCGGAGTCCCTGTACCAAGAGGTACGGTGATCAACTTCTTGGACGATTTAGAAGAAGCCATAGAACATGTGGGTGGCTACCCCATCGTCATCAAACCTTTGGATGGCAATCACGGACGCGGTATCTCCATCAATATCACTTTCAGGGAAGAAGCAGAAGCTGCATACGATTTAGCCAGACAGATTTCCCGGTCAATTATTGTTGAGCGGTATTACACCGGGCGCGACCATCGGGTACTAGTGGTGGATGGCAAAGTGGTAGCAGTTGCTGAACGTGTGCCAGCTCATGTGATTGGCAATGGCAGATCCACCATCTTTGAGCTGATTGAGGAAACTAACAAAGACCCAAACCGTGGTGAAGGACATGATAACATCCTCACCAAAATTGAACTAGACCGCACCAGCTACCAACTCATGGAAAAGCAAGGTTTCACCCTTAACAGTGTGTTACCTAAAGACAACATTTGCTATCTCCGGGCAACGGCAAACTTGAGTACAGGGGGCAGTGCCGTAGACCGTACAGATGAAATCCATCCTGAAAATGTTTGGTTAGCACAACGGATAGTCAAACTTATCGGTTTGGATATTGCAGGAATTGATATTGTGACATCGGATATTAGCCGTCCCTTGCGAGAAGTGGATGGTGTGATTGTAGAAGTTAACGCCGCACCTGGATTTCGGATGCACGTTGCTCCAAGTCTTGGTATCCCCCGTAATGTCGGGGGAGCAGTGCTAGATATGTTGTTCCCTGCTGACAAAATCAGTCGCATACCCATTCTTGCTGTAACAGGTACCAACGGCAAAACCACAACCACCCGGCTCTTGGCACACATTTTTAAGCAGACTAATAAGGTCGTAGGTTATACAACGACTGACGGAACATATATTGGAAATTACTTAGTGGAAGTCGGAGACAACACTGGTCCCCAAAGTGCCCAACTCATCCTGCAAGATCCAACTGTAGAAGTCGCAGTACTCGAAACTGCTCGTGGGGGTATTCTCCGGTCTGGATTGGCTTTTGAAGCGGCTAATGTGGGTGTGGTCTTAAATGTTGCCGCAGACCACCTGGGAATAGGCGACATAAATACTATTGAACAGTTGGCGCATCTCAAGAGTGTGATTGCTGAAGCTGTATTCCCCGACGGCTACGCAGTCCTCAATGCTGACGACGGGCGAGTAGCGGCTATGGCAGAAAAAACCAAAGCCAATATTGCCTACTTCACCATGAACCCAGATTCGGAATTGGTGCGAAAGCACATTCAACAGGGAGGAGTCGCCGCAGTGTATGAAAATGGCTATCTGTCAATACTAAAAGGCGATTGGACGCACCGGATTGAACGCTCAGAAAATATACCCCTGACAATGGGCGGACGTGCGCCGTTTATGATAGCCAACGCTTTAGCAGCTTCTTTAGCAGCGTTTGTGCAAAATGTATCAATAGAACAAATTCGCGCAGGCTTGAATACATTTCGCGCTTCAGTCAGTCAAACGCCGGGACGGATGAACTTATTTAATTTGGGGAACTACCATGCTTTGGTAGACTATGCCCACAACCCAGCTAGTTATGAAGCGTTAGGGGCTTTTGTCCGTAACTGGACATCTGGTGAACGCATTGGGGTGATTGGAGGACCAGGCGATCGCCGCGATGAAGACTTTATCATGTTAGGTAAACTAGCAGTGGACATTTTTGACTCCATCATCGTTAAAGAAGATGATGACACCAGGGGACGGGTGCGGGGTACAGCTGCTGATTTAATTGTTCAAGGTATTAAGGAAGTCAACCCCAACTGCCAGTATGAAATTATTCTCAATGAAACAGACGCGGTTAACAGAGCCTTAGACACTGCTCCAGATAATAGTCTAGTCGTCATTTTGCCAGAAAGCATCAGCCGCGCTATTAAGTTAATTGCAGCGCGTGGAGTTATTAAAGAAGAAGTCCCTCAACAAAATACCAACTCGTCCACCGTAGATTCCCAAATTGGGGTGACATCTTCTGTGGTCAATACGCTGTTATGA
- a CDS encoding cyanophycinase, whose translation MPQLKAKSLEMRTPQATKTAVLVIGGAEDKVHGREILRTFVSRSGASNAHITIIPSASREPSIIGGRYIRIFEEMGAKKVEILDIREREQCEDSYIQASLEGCTGVFLTGGDQLRLCGVLSDTPAMDIIRQRVRSGQLTLAGTSAGAAVMGHHMIAGGGSGESPNRSLVDMATGLGLIPEVIVDQHFHNRNRMVRLVSAIAAHPDRLGIGIDEDTCAMFERDGWLQVLGKGSVTIVDPTEVTHTNEPHVGATEPLNIHNLRLHILSHGDRYHLYQRTVLPAVYRVSS comes from the coding sequence ATGCCGCAATTAAAAGCTAAATCGCTGGAAATGAGGACACCCCAAGCTACTAAAACCGCCGTTCTGGTCATCGGAGGCGCAGAAGACAAAGTACATGGACGCGAAATTTTGCGGACATTTGTTAGTCGTTCTGGTGCCAGCAATGCCCATATTACAATTATTCCCTCTGCCTCCCGTGAACCAAGCATTATAGGTGGTAGGTATATCCGTATTTTTGAAGAAATGGGTGCTAAGAAAGTCGAAATCTTAGACATTCGAGAACGGGAACAGTGTGAAGACTCCTACATCCAAGCATCCCTAGAAGGCTGTACGGGAGTCTTTTTGACAGGCGGAGACCAATTGCGCCTCTGTGGCGTCCTGTCAGATACGCCAGCAATGGACATTATCCGGCAGCGGGTCAGATCAGGGCAACTCACCTTGGCAGGCACAAGTGCAGGGGCGGCGGTGATGGGGCATCATATGATAGCAGGCGGAGGTAGCGGTGAATCGCCAAATCGCTCCTTAGTAGACATGGCTACAGGTTTAGGATTAATCCCAGAAGTGATAGTAGACCAACACTTCCACAATCGCAATCGCATGGTGCGGCTCGTGAGCGCGATCGCAGCTCATCCAGATCGCCTGGGGATCGGTATTGATGAAGATACATGTGCCATGTTTGAGCGCGATGGTTGGCTACAAGTCTTAGGCAAAGGAAGTGTGACGATTGTAGATCCAACCGAGGTGACTCATACAAACGAGCCACATGTAGGAGCAACTGAACCGTTAAATATCCACAATCTACGACTGCACATTCTCAGTCACGGCGATCGCTATCACTTGTACCAGCGTACAGTATTACCTGCTGTGTACCGAGTCTCCAGCTGA
- the trmD gene encoding tRNA (guanosine(37)-N1)-methyltransferase TrmD, protein MRFDIVTLFPDCFTSVLNTGLIGKALAKQIAQVHLINPRDFTTDKHRKVDDEPYGGGVGMLMKPEPIFAAVESLPILHRREVILMSPQGQTMNQPLLRELATNYEQLVVICGHYEGVDERVLHLVDREVSLGDFILTGGEIPAMALMNGVVRLLPGTVGKVESLTAESFEEGLLDYPQYTRPAVFRGWKVPNILLSGNHAEIAKWRYEQQINRTRLRRPDLLKSWQEKRGEEDAGTKGRGDAEKG, encoded by the coding sequence GTGCGCTTTGATATAGTTACGCTGTTTCCTGACTGTTTTACCTCCGTTCTCAACACCGGGCTGATAGGTAAGGCTCTGGCAAAACAGATTGCCCAAGTGCATCTGATTAATCCACGCGACTTTACCACTGACAAGCACCGGAAAGTTGATGATGAACCTTATGGCGGCGGTGTGGGGATGCTGATGAAGCCAGAACCTATCTTTGCTGCTGTAGAGTCGCTGCCGATTCTACATCGACGAGAGGTTATTTTGATGAGTCCTCAAGGTCAGACAATGAATCAACCGCTGCTGCGAGAATTGGCGACGAATTATGAGCAGTTGGTCGTGATTTGTGGTCATTACGAAGGGGTAGATGAGCGGGTGCTGCATTTAGTTGACCGCGAGGTGTCTTTGGGCGATTTTATTCTCACTGGTGGAGAAATTCCAGCAATGGCATTAATGAATGGTGTGGTGCGCCTTCTACCGGGAACAGTGGGTAAAGTCGAGTCCCTCACGGCAGAAAGCTTTGAGGAAGGACTGTTGGACTATCCCCAGTATACCCGTCCGGCGGTGTTTCGCGGCTGGAAAGTCCCTAATATCCTGCTTTCTGGCAATCATGCCGAAATTGCTAAGTGGCGCTACGAACAACAAATCAACAGAACACGCCTGCGCCGCCCCGATTTGCTTAAAAGTTGGCAGGAGAAGCGGGGGGAAGAGGACGCGGGGACGAAAGGACGCGGGGACGCTGAGAAAGGGTGA